A region of the Passer domesticus isolate bPasDom1 unplaced genomic scaffold, bPasDom1.hap1 HAP1_SCAFFOLD_144, whole genome shotgun sequence genome:
TTTCATCCTTCCTCccatgtgcaatgccagtgtgtccttccgtgtgctctgtgcagccagggagaagggcagagagggaaggggccgggcccagggctgtgccccagggctgagcctttggcagctcctttgccagccctggggagcccaagctgctcctgctgccactgccaagccccggccctgcctggggctggctttagagctgctggcagctccagggagtcctttctgccccgactgccccgcaaggggctccttccatcccagtgtggggccactgcaggcacgaggtccccctgcccctgctcctgagtgggaggcagagctgagggagtgccttagagggcaccaatcacccaggtgccctcactgacACTAGGGCCggaaggagaatcttcagcaggctcacaggagctgttcagtcccgcctttctttgcagctgaacttgatgaagatgatgatgtcGATGAAGATGATCTGGATTCCCAACCCATACCCATTACTGAGCCTCTGgaagatgctgagggtaggtcaaggcttTCCTCCGTGGGAGAGCTGCCAgttcagagcccaaagctgggcgaGGGGGGCATtgatgcaggtgccagcacagaaccatgcacgtgtgtgccctcgccctgcgccatcccctcaccgctgctgcggctcagtggtgcccgtgcagatcagcagagatggcagaagcttctgtggctgttgagttacaggtgtgtctgcagggaggactttcccaggtccattggtggatgttgcacgcagGACCAGCTCCcgtcgcaggggtgagtagtgtctgcctgatgaccccacaggctgagccctggttttgtgggacccattcctgggaaatggaaatatttcgGTTAAGGTTCCCTGAGAATGGAGAAAATACCTAGAGGAGACagtaagtccctggaggcacccaaacccatggagaagttGCCGGGTGATCTGGAGAGACgccgtggtgggtgcatttctgtcatgcttcccctgggactcagcagccgtgggctttggctgcacatgtggacacgccgtgcccggcacagcggtaagtgatccatggcagcctcgctgccccgctgctgctttgacgccctgcaagGCTGTTTCGcagtctggcctggctgcagcttgtgcccagcctctgcaggaagacatttggcatcagctgataggcagcccaaactgcaccatgggcctgagatcccATGCGATTTCCCAGTCTCTGGGTAGATGCAGAGAGGCTGCTCTttgcaggagggagggccctggagcagctccaaaaccctgggcattttccttgtccttatccatgtctttgacTAGTattgcctgcagcagaagggcaCAGCAAAGAGGAATTACAGcgtgcaggctcaggggctcgggcactgagcagtcctgagCCAAGGGgtggcaaggtgcctgcaggctccagctctgggggaaacagagaacgtcctgcccgtatccaccgtgctgccagctcagcagtgcagctcagcacaggctcATGCTCcacattgctcccacagatgcagccggcatcACAACACATGCTGACAACATCTGGGAAAGCAcgagaagagttttctgctggggaacaccttgtttgaagaagttgatggccattgtggctggtgcAGCACTTtgcctgatgatgtgctgtgctgcaatctggtattgctggaagaGAAACTGGTGAGTGTTATGCTGATCTCTAgctcaaacagcttcctttaaaggctgctcatagtcagggaacattcccagggaGGCTGCGGTGGAGTTGTGGCCactccatgattgtccaaataactctgctgagggttctgctgctgcccagtgcttccagtggcctctcaattgctgggccttgtcctgggggccccgctggggctgcagccagtgctggctcccactgaggctggctggccaagagcagccccaggggcacggggcagaggcagagggaggtggggaggagaaagagcagggccgaggttgcccttgaaaggcagaggcgctctggggcccgctcctggccagggagcctgcccagagccgtgccctgctggccggggccttgaggggcagctgtccagctgggcccagctgtgccagcagctccagccgtgctggggagccttgccagctctggcccctgctgtgcacgaggctccctgtgtgccactggcagctggggcctcagacacctcctctctccacaggcaTCACATTGAAGAAAAACGGAAAGCTGCTGGCTGGTCACGAGATCTTTACTGCTGGAAGAGCAACAGCAGCATCTCCGACTCGGACGAGTTTTCGTTTTAGCACCTCCAATCTCTACGATGACTCGAGGTCGCCTCCTTCCAGGGCTGAAGGCGAAAGtccccaggaaaggctgtgggaaGTGAAGACTGACTGAGAGCTTCCAAAATCAGCTTCAAAAATTTCAAAGTAGTTTTGGAATCTGGAGAAGACAACCTTATTTTCTAttagcttttaatttttagaaatatttagaaatagttTTTGTAGAGACAAATCCCCCAATGTTTCTTCCCCATTTCCACAATATATCTGTGTTTTTGAAAGTAGTTTTATAGTTCTGGAAAGGTTTTTTGCActaatacaataaaaataaaataaaatggcatttcagtggtaatCTTTACTCTGCAAAGAACTAAGACACCCtaagacacccagcctgctgcagaggcaaagatcttttcccacgGGAACTTTGTACCTCGTCACAACCAAGTCAcgtaaaaccttttcccagatatttcctGGGATTGTTTACCAGATCACCTCTTAGGCTTCAGAGGCAAACgttgagcacagtgggaatctcttcaagtcaccatctttgtttgcttgtgcaagaactgcctcagttccagagcaggggcttcactcagcttcctgctgcccccgggctctcctcccggcctgctgggctttgttggctggcacagcctgtgccaagggccggcaaggtgcctgcaggccccagctctgggggaaacagagaacgtcctgcccatatccaccgtgctgccagctcagcagtgcagcacagcacgggctcacgctccccatcgctcccacagatgcagccggcaccacaacacgtcttcccgatgcccagaagggaattggtttctgccagggaacacactgctggctagagttaatgACAAGCCTAGCTTTTCTATGGCATGCAGGGCATTGGGGGACCCCTGTAAGGATGGCAGTTGGCCGgggtccctcatgaggcacaccagctggagggggtgttttgtaggtgttgggttttgcaggaaggcatgcagggctttgtgtcctttgtaagtggtgcatggggctggggttcctcgtcaggttctcaggggatttgagatctcttctgtggcaTACAGGGGACTGGAGACATCTGTAAGGCTGCCAGGGGCATGAGTACCTCGTGATTAACGTGGTGGTTTAGTGCTTGCCATCAAGgactggagaggagctgagtccttcctaaggtgggcaggaggctgggctcttttgtgaggcacacaaggctgccctggggtctctgcattggtgAGCACGGATTCCctgtgaggcacacagggatattttggggtctctgctgaggggtgcagggatccctcaggaggcacaaaggagtcttgatggtctctacgaaggtgtgcagggatccctgatGAGATGTGCAGCGGGGTTTTTCAGTCTCCTCagcgcagcaaagggccactctgggtggaggctgtgcaaagtgggcagaaagcttcctgccaagtCTTCCGGCtggcgggcgggcggagcccatccctgggggtcgggcggggcctctggagccgctgcgcccttgtcgggcaggtcccgcccccggcggggaag
Encoded here:
- the LOC135291912 gene encoding uncharacterized protein LOC135291912 isoform X3 codes for the protein MSVNDRLRDAEVSGVSAGRTFQTPLLVTARRPGSHHRGPPRGKNKATGHKESHEPSEHMRQMLKEMQQAGGQGEPVQMEAFPRGSSASMPASAAGREAMPGTGTGDWDRDVHHLEMLVNHGLRFLELDEAELDEDDDVDEDDLDSQPIPITEPLEDAEGVSAGRTFPGPLVDVARRTSSRRRDAAGITTHADNIWESTRRVFCWGTPCLKKLMAIVAGAALCLMMCCAAIWYCWKRNWHHIEEKRKAAGWSRDLYCWKSNSSISDSDEFSF
- the LOC135291912 gene encoding uncharacterized protein LOC135291912 isoform X2, whose translation is MSVNDRLRDAEGVSAGRTFQTPLLVTARRPGSHHRGPPRGKNKATGHKESHEPSEHMRQMLKEMQQAGGQGEPVQMEAFPRGSSASMPASAAGREAMPGTGTGDWDRDVHHLEMLVNHGLRFLELDEAELDEDDDVDEDDLDSQPIPITEPLEDAEGVSAGRTFPGPLVDVARRTSSRRRGSLRMEKIPRGDSKSLEAPKPMEKLPGDLERRRDAAGITTHADNIWESTRRVFCWGTPCLKKLMAIVAGAALCLMMCCAAIWYCWKRNWHHIEEKRKAAGWSRDLYCWKSNSSISDSDEFSF
- the LOC135291912 gene encoding uncharacterized protein LOC135291912 isoform X1, producing the protein MSVNDRLRDAEVSGVSAGRTFQTPLLVTARRPGSHHRGPPRGKNKATGHKESHEPSEHMRQMLKEMQQAGGQGEPVQMEAFPRGSSASMPASAAGREAMPGTGTGDWDRDVHHLEMLVNHGLRFLELDEAELDEDDDVDEDDLDSQPIPITEPLEDAEGVSAGRTFPGPLVDVARRTSSRRRGSLRMEKIPRGDSKSLEAPKPMEKLPGDLERRRDAAGITTHADNIWESTRRVFCWGTPCLKKLMAIVAGAALCLMMCCAAIWYCWKRNWHHIEEKRKAAGWSRDLYCWKSNSSISDSDEFSF